From Salvia splendens isolate huo1 chromosome 3, SspV2, whole genome shotgun sequence, a single genomic window includes:
- the LOC121794734 gene encoding alpha-glucan water dikinase, chloroplastic-like isoform X1 — MSNAIGNYLLHQSFFSPTVLDHQSRSNTSTSVWGNTFLQPLANSLTRRAPTSTEFRGRRLTLQKNKLQMGKVHTILRSTKAVLAADPSSTQQMEKFRLDEKVELQIDVGLPTSGSASVVNIQVTSNSDCLLLHWGAIKKQQDKWSLPQCRPVGTMVYKNKALRSPFVKSGANAALSIEIDDPAIEALEFLIYDEAQNKWYKYNGGNFHVNLPKTELTTPKISVPEDLVQIQAYLRWERKGKQMYTPEQEKEEYEAARMELLEEVARGASTEDLRAKLTSKSGASESKDNFVSESKSNIPDTEKDGQRKKIQTKGTKTNFSTDRVQRRKRDIMSLLTKFKPEAINENISHAPEVLSPIKQFSMDKEAHIDGHIMNKKIYKLGDKELLVLVAKSSGKTKIYLATDLPDPVILHWALSKNAGEWTAPPSTMMPPDSVSIDKAAETNFTTTSVNNPPYKIQSLEIAVEDENFVGMPFVLLSGGNWIKNGSTDFYVEFKTSPAKVQKDAGDGKGTSKFLLEKIADLESEAQKSFMHRFNIAADLMDEATSAGEVGLAGILVWMRFMATRQLIWNKNYNVKPREISKAQDRLTDLLQNVYKSFPQYREVIRMIMSTVGRGGEGDVGQRIRDEILVIQRNNDCKGGLMEEWHQKLHNNTSPDDVVICQALMDYIKSDFDISVYWKTLNDNGITKERLLSYDRAIHSEPDFRPDQKDGLLRDLGHYMRTLKAVHSGADLESAIANCLGYKDEGQGFMVGVQINPVQGLPGGFPELLRFVVNHIEDRNVEALLEGLLEARQELRPLLSQSSDRLKDILFLDIALDSAVRTAVERGYQELNNASPEKIMYFISLVAENLTLSVGDNEDLLYCLKGWNLARSMFKSSDEHWALFAKSVLDRTRLSLANKAEAYHQLLQPSAEYLGTLLAVDQGAVDIFTEEIIRAGSAASLSSLLNRLDPILRKTANLGSWQVISPVEAVGYVVVVDQLLSVQNKSYSRPTILVAKSVKGEEEIPDGAVAVLTPDMPDVLSHVSVRARNSKVCFATCFDPNILADIEAHEGKLLCLKPTSANVVYSEMKNNELVTSADSNEASSAPSLSLERKQFSGRYAIASEEFTDELVGAKSRNIAHLKGKVPSWVNIPTSVALPFGTFEAVLSDKSNQVVGEKLLVLKRKLYEGDFSLLGEIRNTVLDLAAPPQLIKELKEKMQSSGMPWPGDEGAERWEQAWMAIKKVWASKWNERAYFSTRKVKLDHDCLCMAVLVQEIVNADYAFVIHTTNPSSGDSSEIYAEVVKGLGETLVGAYPGRALSFICKKNDLKSPQILGYPSKPIGLFIRRSIIFRSDSNGEDLEGYAGAGLYDSVPMDEEDKVVLDYSSDALIVDGDFRHSILSNIGVAANAIEGLYGSPQDIEGVVKDGKIYVVQTRPQM; from the exons ATGAGCAATGCGATTGGGAATTACTTGCTGCATCAAAGTTTTTTTTCTCCGACAGTTTTAGATCATCAGAGTCGAAGCAATACTTCAACCTCTGTTTGGGGAAATACCTTCCTCCAGCCTCTAGCAAATTCACTAACACGCCGAGCTCCTACATCTACTGAGTTCCGGGGTAGAAGACTCACCCtgcagaaaaataaattacagATGGGAAAGGTGCATACTATTTTAAGATCCACAAAGGCTGTATTGGCTGCTGATCCATCTTCTACG CAACAGATGGAAAAGTTCAGACTCGACGAGAAGGTTGAGTTACAG ATTGATGTTGGGCTTCCGACATCTGGTTCTGCTTCAGTAGTAAATATTCAAGTTACAAGCAATAGTGACTGCCTGCTTCTACACTGGGGAGCGATAAAAAAACAACAAGA TAAATGGAGTCTTCCACAATGTCGTCCAGTTGGAACTATGGTGTACAAGAACAAAGCACTTAGGAGTCCTTTTGTGAAA TCTGGTGCTAATGCTGCACTGAGCATAGAGATTGATGATCCTGCAATAGAAGCTCTGGAGTTTCTGATATATGACGAAGCCCAGAATAAATG GTATAAGTACAATGGGGGAAATTTTCATGTTAATTTGCCAAAGACAGAATTAACAACTCCAAAAATTTCAGTTCCAGAGGATCTTGTTCAAATCCAAGCTTATTTGAGGTGGGAGAGGAAAGGGAAGCAGATGTATACCCCAGAACAAGAGAAG GAGGAGTATGAGGCAGCTCGAATGGAGCTGTTGGAAGAAGTAGCTAGGGGTGCTTCTACAGAGGACCTTAGAGCAAAATTAACAAGTAAAAGTGGTGCAAGTGAAAGTAAAGATAATTTTGTTTCTGAATCAAAAAGCAATATACCTGATACAGAAAAAGATGGTCAAAGGAAAAAGATACAAACCAAGGGTACGAAAACTAATTTTTCCACTGATAGAGTTCAGCGCAGGAAAAGGGACATAATGTCGCTTCTCACTAAGTTTAAACCAGAGGCCATCAACGAAAATATCTCCCATGCACCAGAAGTTTTATCTCCTATTAAACAGTTCTCTATGGATAAAGAAGCTCATATTGATGGCCAtataatgaacaagaaaatttATAAGCTTGGTGACAAGGAACTCCTG GTACTTGTAGCGAAGTCATCTGGCAAGACAAAAATCTACTTGGCTACAGATCTTCCCGATCCTGTTATTCTCCACTGGGCTTTGTCCAAAAATGCTGGTGAATGGACA GCACCTCCCTCAACTATGATGCCCCCTGACTCAGTTTCTATAGACAAGGCTGCAGAAACAAACTTCACAACCACTTCTGTCAATAATCCGCCATACAAG ATTCAATCATTGGAAATAGCAGTTGAAGATGAAAACTTTGTGGGGATGCCatttgttcttttgtctggtgGAAACTGGATAAAGAACGGCAGCACAGACTTTTATGTTGAGTTCAAAACTAGCCCAGCAAAGGTTCAAAAG GATGCAGGTGACGGGAAGGGAACATCAAAGTTTTTGTTAGAGAAAATAGCTGACTTGGAAAGTGAAGCCCAGAAATCATTTATGCATAG ATTTAATATCGCAGCAGACTTAATGGATGAAGCGACAAGTGCAGGTGAAGTAGGTCTTGCTGGCATTCTTGTGTGGATGAGATTTATGGCAACAAGACAACTCATCTGGAACAAAAATTACAATGTAAAACCAAG AGAGATAAGCAAAGCTCAAGATAGGCTTACGGATTTGCTGCAGAATGTCTACAAAAGTTTTCCTCAGTATCGTGAAGTTATACGCATGATTATGTCAACTGTCGGACGTGGAGGTGAAGGGGATGTTGGGCAACGAATTAGGGATGAAATATTAGTCATTCAG AGAAACAATGACTGTAAAGGTGGACTGATGGAAGAATGGCATCAAAAGCTTCATAATAACACTAGTCCTGATGATGTTGTGATCTGTCAG GCACTGATGGACTATATCAAGAGTGACTTTGACATTAGTGTTTACTGGAAAACCTTGAATGATAATGGAATAACAAAAGAGCGTCTCCTTAGTTACGACCGTGCTATACATTCTGAACCTGATTTTAGGCCGGATCAAAAGGATGGGCTTCTGCGTGATCTTGGACATTACATGCGAACATTAAAG GCTGTTCATTCAGGTGCAGATCTTGAGTCTGCCATCGCTAATTGCTTGGGATACAAAGATGAG GGACAAGGTTTCATGGTTGGAGTACAGATAAATCCTGTCCAAGGCTTGCCAGGAGGATTTCCG GAACTACTCCGATTTGTTGTGAATCACATTGAAGACAGAAATGTCGAAGCCCTGCTAGAG GGATTGCTTGAGGCTCGCCAGGAGCTTAGACCATTGCTTTCCCAGTCGAGTGACCGCTTGAAGGATATTTTATTCCTGGATATTGCCCTAGACTCTGCAGTTAGAACAGCTGTAGAACGTGGTTATCAAGAGTTGAATAATGCTAGCCCAGAG AAAATCATGTACTTCATCTCTCTTGTTGCTGAGAACCTCACACTTTCCGTGGGTGATAATGAAGATCTCCTTTATTGCTTAAAG GGGTGGAACTTGGCCCGGAGCATGTTCAAGAGCAGTGATGAGCACTGGGCATTGTTTGCCAAATCAGTCCTTGATAGAACTCGGCTTTCACTGGCAAACAAGGCTGAGGCCTACCATCAATTACTGCAACCATCGGCAGAGTATCTTGGCACACTGCTTGCGGTGGATCAGGGGGCC GTCGATATATTTACTGAAGAAATAATTCGAGCAGGATCAGCAGCTTCACTGTCCTCCCTTCTCAATCGACTTGATCCCATTCTTCGAAAAACTGCTAATCTAGGAAG TTGGCAGGTCATCAGTCCAGTTGAAGCTGTTGGATATGTTGTTGTAGTTGATCAATTGCTTTCTGTTCAGAATAAGTCTTACTCAAGACCAACAATATTGGTTGCAAAATCTGTAAAAGGGGAGGAAGAAATTCCTGATGGTGCTGTAGCAGTACTTACTCCTGACATGCCTGATGTTCTGTCGCATGTTTCTGTTCGAGCCAGGAACAGTAAG GTTTGTTTTGCCACTTGCTTTGATCCCAATATATTGGCTGACATTGAGGCACATGAAGGAAAGTTGTTGTGTTTAAAACCAACATCTGCCAATGTGGTATACAG TGAGATGAAAAATAACGAGCTAGTAACTTCAGCTGACTCAAATGAAGCTTCATCTGCTCCATCCTTGTCTTTGGAGAGAAAGCAGTTCTCTGGAAGATATGCGATAGCATCTGAAGAATTTACAGATGAACTG GTTGGGGCCAAATCACGCAATATTGCACATCTAAAAGGGAAAGTTCCTTCTTGGGTTAACATTCCAACTTCTGTTGCTTTACCATTTGGTACTTTTGAAGCAGTCCTTTCAGATAAGTCAAATCAG GTTGTGGGAGAGAAATTGCTAGTTCTGAAGAGAAAGTTATATGAAGGAGACTTTAGTTTGCTTGGTGAGATTCGAAACACAGTTTTGGATCTTGCAGCACCACCACAGTTG ATTAAAGAGCTCAAGGAGAAGATGCAAAGTTCTGGCATGCCGTGGCCTGGTGACGAAGGTGCAGAGAGATGGGAGCAAGCATGGATGGCCATAAAGAAG GTATGGGCCTCAAAGTGGAATGAGAGGGCATACTTCAGTACAAGAAAAGTGAAGCTTGATCATGACTGTCTTTGCATGGCTGTCCTAGTTCAAGAAATAGTAAATGCTGACTATGCATTTGTTATCCACACCACTAACCCATCTTCTGGGGATTCATCAGAAATATATGCTGAG GTTGTCAAGGGGCTTGGTGAGACACTTGTGGGAGCTTACCCAGGTCGTGCTCTGAGCTTTATTTGCAAGAAAAATGACCTGAAATCTCCTCAG ATTTTAGGTTACCCCAGCAAACCTATTGGCCTTTTTATTAGGCGGTCTATAATTTTCCGGTCAGATTCAAATGGTGAAGATCTAGAAGGTTATGCCGGTGCTGGGCTTTATGATAG TGTCCCAATGGATGAAGAGGATAAAGTGGTGCTTGATTACTCATCTGATGCATTAATAGTTGATGGTGACTTCCGCCATTCAATTCTGTCTAACATAGGTGTTGCAGCAAATGCCATCGAGGGGCTATATGGATCCCCCCAAGATATCGAAGGTGTTGTCAAGGATGGTAAAATTTATGTAGTCCAAACAAGACCACAGATGTGA
- the LOC121794734 gene encoding alpha-glucan water dikinase, chloroplastic-like isoform X2 has translation MSNAIGNYLLHQSFFSPTVLDHQSRSNTSTSVWGNTFLQPLANSLTRRAPTSTEFRGRRLTLQKNKLQMGKVHTILRSTKAVLAADPSSTMEKFRLDEKVELQIDVGLPTSGSASVVNIQVTSNSDCLLLHWGAIKKQQDKWSLPQCRPVGTMVYKNKALRSPFVKSGANAALSIEIDDPAIEALEFLIYDEAQNKWYKYNGGNFHVNLPKTELTTPKISVPEDLVQIQAYLRWERKGKQMYTPEQEKEEYEAARMELLEEVARGASTEDLRAKLTSKSGASESKDNFVSESKSNIPDTEKDGQRKKIQTKGTKTNFSTDRVQRRKRDIMSLLTKFKPEAINENISHAPEVLSPIKQFSMDKEAHIDGHIMNKKIYKLGDKELLVLVAKSSGKTKIYLATDLPDPVILHWALSKNAGEWTAPPSTMMPPDSVSIDKAAETNFTTTSVNNPPYKIQSLEIAVEDENFVGMPFVLLSGGNWIKNGSTDFYVEFKTSPAKVQKDAGDGKGTSKFLLEKIADLESEAQKSFMHRFNIAADLMDEATSAGEVGLAGILVWMRFMATRQLIWNKNYNVKPREISKAQDRLTDLLQNVYKSFPQYREVIRMIMSTVGRGGEGDVGQRIRDEILVIQRNNDCKGGLMEEWHQKLHNNTSPDDVVICQALMDYIKSDFDISVYWKTLNDNGITKERLLSYDRAIHSEPDFRPDQKDGLLRDLGHYMRTLKAVHSGADLESAIANCLGYKDEGQGFMVGVQINPVQGLPGGFPELLRFVVNHIEDRNVEALLEGLLEARQELRPLLSQSSDRLKDILFLDIALDSAVRTAVERGYQELNNASPEKIMYFISLVAENLTLSVGDNEDLLYCLKGWNLARSMFKSSDEHWALFAKSVLDRTRLSLANKAEAYHQLLQPSAEYLGTLLAVDQGAVDIFTEEIIRAGSAASLSSLLNRLDPILRKTANLGSWQVISPVEAVGYVVVVDQLLSVQNKSYSRPTILVAKSVKGEEEIPDGAVAVLTPDMPDVLSHVSVRARNSKVCFATCFDPNILADIEAHEGKLLCLKPTSANVVYSEMKNNELVTSADSNEASSAPSLSLERKQFSGRYAIASEEFTDELVGAKSRNIAHLKGKVPSWVNIPTSVALPFGTFEAVLSDKSNQVVGEKLLVLKRKLYEGDFSLLGEIRNTVLDLAAPPQLIKELKEKMQSSGMPWPGDEGAERWEQAWMAIKKVWASKWNERAYFSTRKVKLDHDCLCMAVLVQEIVNADYAFVIHTTNPSSGDSSEIYAEVVKGLGETLVGAYPGRALSFICKKNDLKSPQILGYPSKPIGLFIRRSIIFRSDSNGEDLEGYAGAGLYDSVPMDEEDKVVLDYSSDALIVDGDFRHSILSNIGVAANAIEGLYGSPQDIEGVVKDGKIYVVQTRPQM, from the exons ATGAGCAATGCGATTGGGAATTACTTGCTGCATCAAAGTTTTTTTTCTCCGACAGTTTTAGATCATCAGAGTCGAAGCAATACTTCAACCTCTGTTTGGGGAAATACCTTCCTCCAGCCTCTAGCAAATTCACTAACACGCCGAGCTCCTACATCTACTGAGTTCCGGGGTAGAAGACTCACCCtgcagaaaaataaattacagATGGGAAAGGTGCATACTATTTTAAGATCCACAAAGGCTGTATTGGCTGCTGATCCATCTTCTACG ATGGAAAAGTTCAGACTCGACGAGAAGGTTGAGTTACAG ATTGATGTTGGGCTTCCGACATCTGGTTCTGCTTCAGTAGTAAATATTCAAGTTACAAGCAATAGTGACTGCCTGCTTCTACACTGGGGAGCGATAAAAAAACAACAAGA TAAATGGAGTCTTCCACAATGTCGTCCAGTTGGAACTATGGTGTACAAGAACAAAGCACTTAGGAGTCCTTTTGTGAAA TCTGGTGCTAATGCTGCACTGAGCATAGAGATTGATGATCCTGCAATAGAAGCTCTGGAGTTTCTGATATATGACGAAGCCCAGAATAAATG GTATAAGTACAATGGGGGAAATTTTCATGTTAATTTGCCAAAGACAGAATTAACAACTCCAAAAATTTCAGTTCCAGAGGATCTTGTTCAAATCCAAGCTTATTTGAGGTGGGAGAGGAAAGGGAAGCAGATGTATACCCCAGAACAAGAGAAG GAGGAGTATGAGGCAGCTCGAATGGAGCTGTTGGAAGAAGTAGCTAGGGGTGCTTCTACAGAGGACCTTAGAGCAAAATTAACAAGTAAAAGTGGTGCAAGTGAAAGTAAAGATAATTTTGTTTCTGAATCAAAAAGCAATATACCTGATACAGAAAAAGATGGTCAAAGGAAAAAGATACAAACCAAGGGTACGAAAACTAATTTTTCCACTGATAGAGTTCAGCGCAGGAAAAGGGACATAATGTCGCTTCTCACTAAGTTTAAACCAGAGGCCATCAACGAAAATATCTCCCATGCACCAGAAGTTTTATCTCCTATTAAACAGTTCTCTATGGATAAAGAAGCTCATATTGATGGCCAtataatgaacaagaaaatttATAAGCTTGGTGACAAGGAACTCCTG GTACTTGTAGCGAAGTCATCTGGCAAGACAAAAATCTACTTGGCTACAGATCTTCCCGATCCTGTTATTCTCCACTGGGCTTTGTCCAAAAATGCTGGTGAATGGACA GCACCTCCCTCAACTATGATGCCCCCTGACTCAGTTTCTATAGACAAGGCTGCAGAAACAAACTTCACAACCACTTCTGTCAATAATCCGCCATACAAG ATTCAATCATTGGAAATAGCAGTTGAAGATGAAAACTTTGTGGGGATGCCatttgttcttttgtctggtgGAAACTGGATAAAGAACGGCAGCACAGACTTTTATGTTGAGTTCAAAACTAGCCCAGCAAAGGTTCAAAAG GATGCAGGTGACGGGAAGGGAACATCAAAGTTTTTGTTAGAGAAAATAGCTGACTTGGAAAGTGAAGCCCAGAAATCATTTATGCATAG ATTTAATATCGCAGCAGACTTAATGGATGAAGCGACAAGTGCAGGTGAAGTAGGTCTTGCTGGCATTCTTGTGTGGATGAGATTTATGGCAACAAGACAACTCATCTGGAACAAAAATTACAATGTAAAACCAAG AGAGATAAGCAAAGCTCAAGATAGGCTTACGGATTTGCTGCAGAATGTCTACAAAAGTTTTCCTCAGTATCGTGAAGTTATACGCATGATTATGTCAACTGTCGGACGTGGAGGTGAAGGGGATGTTGGGCAACGAATTAGGGATGAAATATTAGTCATTCAG AGAAACAATGACTGTAAAGGTGGACTGATGGAAGAATGGCATCAAAAGCTTCATAATAACACTAGTCCTGATGATGTTGTGATCTGTCAG GCACTGATGGACTATATCAAGAGTGACTTTGACATTAGTGTTTACTGGAAAACCTTGAATGATAATGGAATAACAAAAGAGCGTCTCCTTAGTTACGACCGTGCTATACATTCTGAACCTGATTTTAGGCCGGATCAAAAGGATGGGCTTCTGCGTGATCTTGGACATTACATGCGAACATTAAAG GCTGTTCATTCAGGTGCAGATCTTGAGTCTGCCATCGCTAATTGCTTGGGATACAAAGATGAG GGACAAGGTTTCATGGTTGGAGTACAGATAAATCCTGTCCAAGGCTTGCCAGGAGGATTTCCG GAACTACTCCGATTTGTTGTGAATCACATTGAAGACAGAAATGTCGAAGCCCTGCTAGAG GGATTGCTTGAGGCTCGCCAGGAGCTTAGACCATTGCTTTCCCAGTCGAGTGACCGCTTGAAGGATATTTTATTCCTGGATATTGCCCTAGACTCTGCAGTTAGAACAGCTGTAGAACGTGGTTATCAAGAGTTGAATAATGCTAGCCCAGAG AAAATCATGTACTTCATCTCTCTTGTTGCTGAGAACCTCACACTTTCCGTGGGTGATAATGAAGATCTCCTTTATTGCTTAAAG GGGTGGAACTTGGCCCGGAGCATGTTCAAGAGCAGTGATGAGCACTGGGCATTGTTTGCCAAATCAGTCCTTGATAGAACTCGGCTTTCACTGGCAAACAAGGCTGAGGCCTACCATCAATTACTGCAACCATCGGCAGAGTATCTTGGCACACTGCTTGCGGTGGATCAGGGGGCC GTCGATATATTTACTGAAGAAATAATTCGAGCAGGATCAGCAGCTTCACTGTCCTCCCTTCTCAATCGACTTGATCCCATTCTTCGAAAAACTGCTAATCTAGGAAG TTGGCAGGTCATCAGTCCAGTTGAAGCTGTTGGATATGTTGTTGTAGTTGATCAATTGCTTTCTGTTCAGAATAAGTCTTACTCAAGACCAACAATATTGGTTGCAAAATCTGTAAAAGGGGAGGAAGAAATTCCTGATGGTGCTGTAGCAGTACTTACTCCTGACATGCCTGATGTTCTGTCGCATGTTTCTGTTCGAGCCAGGAACAGTAAG GTTTGTTTTGCCACTTGCTTTGATCCCAATATATTGGCTGACATTGAGGCACATGAAGGAAAGTTGTTGTGTTTAAAACCAACATCTGCCAATGTGGTATACAG TGAGATGAAAAATAACGAGCTAGTAACTTCAGCTGACTCAAATGAAGCTTCATCTGCTCCATCCTTGTCTTTGGAGAGAAAGCAGTTCTCTGGAAGATATGCGATAGCATCTGAAGAATTTACAGATGAACTG GTTGGGGCCAAATCACGCAATATTGCACATCTAAAAGGGAAAGTTCCTTCTTGGGTTAACATTCCAACTTCTGTTGCTTTACCATTTGGTACTTTTGAAGCAGTCCTTTCAGATAAGTCAAATCAG GTTGTGGGAGAGAAATTGCTAGTTCTGAAGAGAAAGTTATATGAAGGAGACTTTAGTTTGCTTGGTGAGATTCGAAACACAGTTTTGGATCTTGCAGCACCACCACAGTTG ATTAAAGAGCTCAAGGAGAAGATGCAAAGTTCTGGCATGCCGTGGCCTGGTGACGAAGGTGCAGAGAGATGGGAGCAAGCATGGATGGCCATAAAGAAG GTATGGGCCTCAAAGTGGAATGAGAGGGCATACTTCAGTACAAGAAAAGTGAAGCTTGATCATGACTGTCTTTGCATGGCTGTCCTAGTTCAAGAAATAGTAAATGCTGACTATGCATTTGTTATCCACACCACTAACCCATCTTCTGGGGATTCATCAGAAATATATGCTGAG GTTGTCAAGGGGCTTGGTGAGACACTTGTGGGAGCTTACCCAGGTCGTGCTCTGAGCTTTATTTGCAAGAAAAATGACCTGAAATCTCCTCAG ATTTTAGGTTACCCCAGCAAACCTATTGGCCTTTTTATTAGGCGGTCTATAATTTTCCGGTCAGATTCAAATGGTGAAGATCTAGAAGGTTATGCCGGTGCTGGGCTTTATGATAG TGTCCCAATGGATGAAGAGGATAAAGTGGTGCTTGATTACTCATCTGATGCATTAATAGTTGATGGTGACTTCCGCCATTCAATTCTGTCTAACATAGGTGTTGCAGCAAATGCCATCGAGGGGCTATATGGATCCCCCCAAGATATCGAAGGTGTTGTCAAGGATGGTAAAATTTATGTAGTCCAAACAAGACCACAGATGTGA